A genomic region of Gossypium hirsutum isolate 1008001.06 chromosome D01, Gossypium_hirsutum_v2.1, whole genome shotgun sequence contains the following coding sequences:
- the LOC107928821 gene encoding synaptotagmin-1 isoform X1 — MGFVGTVLGIFGFGFGITAGLVIGYYFFIYIQPSDVADPEIRPLVEEDQETLQKMLPEIPFWVKNPDYDRLDWLNKFLEYMWPNLNKAICATVKGIVKPIIDEQIPQYKIDAVEFEALTLGSLPPTFQGMKIYVTEEKELIMEPSIKWAANANVTIAVKAYGLKATAQIVDLQVFALPRITLKPLVPSFPCFANIFVSLMDKPYVDFGLKVVGIDLMSVPILYRFVQEIIKDQVANMYHWPKTLEVQILDPAKAFDRPVGLLHVKVIRALKLKKKDLLGASDPYVKIKLTDSKLPSKQTTVKMKNLNPEWNEDFNFTVKDPLTQILKLYVIDWEQIGKHDKMGMNEVPLKDLTPDEPKLMTLALVKKKDTNDAQNDKSRGQLVVELTYKPFKEEELPKTFQQTKTLLVRAPDNTPDGGGMLVVIVHEAEDVEGKHHNNPYVRILFRGEKRKTKKIRKTRDPRWEEEFTFMLDEPPINDKIHLEVYSSSSRIGLRRPKESLGFIDINLSNVVNNKRINERYHLIDSKNGRIQIELQWRTKD; from the exons ATGGGTTTTGTGGGTACTGTGTTGGGCATTTTTGGATTCGGATTTGGGATTACAGCGGGTCTTGTGATCGGTTATTACTTCTTCATCTACATCCAGCCTAGCGATGTCGCG GATCCAGAAATCCGACCTCTGGTCGAGGAAGATCAAGAGACATTACAAAAGATGCTTCCAGAGATACCATTCTGGGTAAAAAACCCAGACTACGATCGT CTTGACTGGCTAAACAAGTTTTTGGAGTATATGTGGCCTAATCTTAATAAG GCCATCTGTGCAACTGTCAAGGGCATTGTCAAACCCATAATTGATGAACAAATTCCACAATATAAAATCGATGCTGTTGAATTTGAAGCACTTACATTAGGATCTTTGCCGCCAACTTTCCAAG GTATGAAGATTTATGTCACGGAAGAGAAGGAGCTAATCATGGAACCATCAATAAAATGGGCAGCAAATGCCAATGTTACTATTGCTGTAAAAGCATATGGACTGAAGGCAACTGCTCAG ATTGTTGATTTGCAAGTGTTTGCTCTACCACGCATTACCTTGAAGCCTTTGGTCCCAAGCTTTCCATGTTTTGCAAACATCTTCGTCTCTTTGATGGATAAG CCTTATGTTGACTTTGGGCTGAAGGTTGTAGGGATTGATCTCATGTCAGTACCTATTCTCTACAGGTTTGTCCAG GAAATTATCAAAGATCAGGTAGCCAACATGTATCATTGGCCTAAAACTCTTGAAGTACAAATTCTGGATccagcaaa AGCTTTTGATCGACCTGTAGGACTTCTTCATGTGAAAGTTATAAGGGCGCTgaaactaaaaaagaaagatCTTTTGGGTGCATCAGACCCTTATGTGAAAATAAAGCTAACCGATAGTAAGCTTCCGTCTAAACAAACCACAGTGAAGATGAAGAACTTGAACCCTGAATGGAATGAGGATTTCAACTTTACAGTTAAAGATCCACTAACGCAGATCTTAAAACTTTATGTTATCGACTGGGAACAG ATTGGCAAGCATGACAAAATGGGTATGAATGAGGTTCCACTGAAAGATCTTACTCCAGATGAGCCAAAACTTATGACCCTTGCACTCGTTAAAAAAAAAGATACAAACGATGCTCAAAACGACAAGTCTCGTGGGCAGCTTGTGGTGGAACTAACATATAAGCCCTTCAAAGAAGAAGAGCTACCGAAAACTTTCCAACAAACGAAAACATTGCTGGTTAGGGCTCCTGATAATACACCTGATGGTGGAGGTATGCTTGTAGTCATAGTCCATGAGGCAGAAGATGTCGAAGGAAAGCATCACAATAATCCGTATGTGCGTATTCTCTTTAGAGGCGAGAAGAGAAAGACTAAG AAAATAAGGAAAACCAGAGATCCAAGATGGGAAGAAGAGTTCACGTTTATGTTAGATGAACCCCctataaatgataaaattcattTGGAAGTTTACAGCAGTTCATCAAGGATAGGCCTGCGGCGCCCAAAG GAATCACTAGGTTTTATCGATATCAATCTCTCAAATGTTGTTAACAACAAAAGAATTAATGAGAGATACCATCTCATTGATTCTAAAAATGGACGGATTCAAATTGAGTTGCAGTGGAGAACTAAAGATTAA
- the LOC107928821 gene encoding synaptotagmin-1 isoform X2 yields the protein MGFVGTVLGIFGFGFGITAGLVIGYYFFIYIQPSDVADPEIRPLVEEDQETLQKMLPEIPFWVKNPDYDRLDWLNKFLEYMWPNLNKAICATVKGIVKPIIDEQIPQYKIDAVEFEALTLGSLPPTFQGMKIYVTEEKELIMEPSIKWAANANVTIAVKAYGLKATAQIVDLQVFALPRITLKPLVPSFPCFANIFVSLMDKPYVDFGLKVVGIDLMSVPILYRFVQEIIKDQVANMYHWPKTLEVQILDPAKAFDRPVGLLHVKVIRALKLKKKDLLGASDPYVKIKLTDSKLPSKQTTVKMKNLNPEWNEDFNFTVKDPLTQILKLYVIDWEQIGKHDKMGMNEVPLKDLTPDEPKLMTLALVKKKDTNDAQNDKSRGQLVVELTYKPFKEEELPKTFQQTKTLLVRAPDNTPDGGGMLVVIVHEAEDVEGKHHNNPYVRILFRGEKRKTKKIRKTRDPRWEEEFTFMLDEPPINDKIHLEVYSSSSRIGLRRPKGP from the exons ATGGGTTTTGTGGGTACTGTGTTGGGCATTTTTGGATTCGGATTTGGGATTACAGCGGGTCTTGTGATCGGTTATTACTTCTTCATCTACATCCAGCCTAGCGATGTCGCG GATCCAGAAATCCGACCTCTGGTCGAGGAAGATCAAGAGACATTACAAAAGATGCTTCCAGAGATACCATTCTGGGTAAAAAACCCAGACTACGATCGT CTTGACTGGCTAAACAAGTTTTTGGAGTATATGTGGCCTAATCTTAATAAG GCCATCTGTGCAACTGTCAAGGGCATTGTCAAACCCATAATTGATGAACAAATTCCACAATATAAAATCGATGCTGTTGAATTTGAAGCACTTACATTAGGATCTTTGCCGCCAACTTTCCAAG GTATGAAGATTTATGTCACGGAAGAGAAGGAGCTAATCATGGAACCATCAATAAAATGGGCAGCAAATGCCAATGTTACTATTGCTGTAAAAGCATATGGACTGAAGGCAACTGCTCAG ATTGTTGATTTGCAAGTGTTTGCTCTACCACGCATTACCTTGAAGCCTTTGGTCCCAAGCTTTCCATGTTTTGCAAACATCTTCGTCTCTTTGATGGATAAG CCTTATGTTGACTTTGGGCTGAAGGTTGTAGGGATTGATCTCATGTCAGTACCTATTCTCTACAGGTTTGTCCAG GAAATTATCAAAGATCAGGTAGCCAACATGTATCATTGGCCTAAAACTCTTGAAGTACAAATTCTGGATccagcaaa AGCTTTTGATCGACCTGTAGGACTTCTTCATGTGAAAGTTATAAGGGCGCTgaaactaaaaaagaaagatCTTTTGGGTGCATCAGACCCTTATGTGAAAATAAAGCTAACCGATAGTAAGCTTCCGTCTAAACAAACCACAGTGAAGATGAAGAACTTGAACCCTGAATGGAATGAGGATTTCAACTTTACAGTTAAAGATCCACTAACGCAGATCTTAAAACTTTATGTTATCGACTGGGAACAG ATTGGCAAGCATGACAAAATGGGTATGAATGAGGTTCCACTGAAAGATCTTACTCCAGATGAGCCAAAACTTATGACCCTTGCACTCGTTAAAAAAAAAGATACAAACGATGCTCAAAACGACAAGTCTCGTGGGCAGCTTGTGGTGGAACTAACATATAAGCCCTTCAAAGAAGAAGAGCTACCGAAAACTTTCCAACAAACGAAAACATTGCTGGTTAGGGCTCCTGATAATACACCTGATGGTGGAGGTATGCTTGTAGTCATAGTCCATGAGGCAGAAGATGTCGAAGGAAAGCATCACAATAATCCGTATGTGCGTATTCTCTTTAGAGGCGAGAAGAGAAAGACTAAG AAAATAAGGAAAACCAGAGATCCAAGATGGGAAGAAGAGTTCACGTTTATGTTAGATGAACCCCctataaatgataaaattcattTGGAAGTTTACAGCAGTTCATCAAGGATAGGCCTGCGGCGCCCAAAG GGACCCTGA